In Pseudomonas sp. MTM4, one genomic interval encodes:
- a CDS encoding pyridoxal phosphate-dependent aminotransferase, with amino-acid sequence MTSSYSARSRAIEPFHVMALLARANELQALGRDVIHLEIGEPDFTTAAPIVAAGQAALAAGHTRYTAARGLPQLREAIAGFYEQRYQLSIDPERVLITPGGSGALLLASSLLVDPGKHWLLADPGYPCNRHFLRLIEGAAQLVPVGADVRYQLTPDLVERHWDQDSVGALVASPANPTGTLLNRDELAGLSAALKARGGHLVVDEIYHGLTYGTDAASVLEVDDEAFVLNSFSKYFGMTGWRLGWLVAPEAAVPELEKLAQNLYISAPTMAQHAALACFESATLEILEARRAEFARRRDFLLPALRELGFGIAVEPEGAFYLYADISAFGGDALAFCQHMLETEFVAITPGLDFGRYQAGHHVRFAYTQDLSQLEAAVERIARGLQSWQG; translated from the coding sequence ATGACCTCGTCATATAGCGCGCGTAGTCGTGCAATCGAACCCTTTCATGTCATGGCACTGCTGGCGCGAGCCAACGAGTTGCAGGCGCTGGGCCGTGACGTCATTCACCTGGAAATCGGCGAGCCGGACTTCACCACCGCTGCGCCCATCGTCGCGGCCGGTCAGGCTGCCCTGGCGGCCGGCCATACCCGTTATACCGCTGCCCGAGGGTTGCCACAGCTGCGCGAGGCGATTGCCGGTTTCTACGAGCAGCGCTATCAACTGTCTATTGACCCCGAACGCGTGCTGATTACTCCCGGCGGATCAGGTGCGCTGCTGCTTGCCAGCAGCCTGCTGGTCGATCCGGGCAAGCATTGGCTGCTTGCCGACCCCGGCTACCCCTGCAATCGGCATTTCCTGCGCCTGATCGAAGGCGCCGCTCAACTGGTGCCGGTGGGCGCCGATGTCCGCTATCAGCTGACGCCCGATCTGGTCGAGCGCCATTGGGACCAGGATAGCGTTGGCGCCCTGGTCGCCTCACCGGCCAATCCCACCGGAACGCTGCTCAACCGGGACGAATTGGCGGGCCTATCTGCGGCGCTGAAGGCGCGGGGCGGGCATCTGGTGGTGGACGAGATCTACCACGGCCTCACTTACGGCACCGACGCCGCCAGCGTGCTGGAGGTGGATGACGAAGCCTTCGTGCTGAATAGCTTTTCCAAGTATTTCGGCATGACCGGCTGGCGCCTGGGCTGGCTGGTGGCACCGGAAGCTGCCGTGCCCGAGCTGGAGAAGCTGGCGCAGAACCTCTACATCAGCGCACCGACCATGGCCCAGCATGCGGCGCTGGCCTGCTTCGAGTCGGCCACGCTGGAAATCCTCGAAGCGCGCCGCGCCGAGTTCGCCAGACGTCGCGATTTCTTGCTTCCGGCCCTGCGTGAGCTGGGTTTCGGCATCGCCGTGGAGCCCGAGGGCGCTTTCTATCTATATGCCGATATCAGCGCTTTCGGCGGCGATGCCTTGGCCTTCTGCCAGCACATGCTGGAAACCGAGTTCGTCGCGATCACGCCGGGTCTCGATTTCGGTCGTTATCAGGCCGGGCATCATGTGCGCTTCGCCTATACCCAGGACCTGTCGCAGCTAGAAGCGGCGGTCGAACGTATCGCTCGTGGCCTGCAGAGCTGGCAAGGCTGA
- a CDS encoding MgtC/SapB family protein: MEWWEILSRTVASEFSDIPDLEHLIRVSMRLLLAAALGGILGYEREYKGKAAGLRTHMLVALGAALFVLVPLEAGMPLEDLSRVMQGIITGIGFLGAGTILKGSSQRDVKGLTTAAGIWLTATIGVAAGLGHEATAVLTTCFALAIFLIMPRLEQHATKTAVDEHDKKQGRDREPHP; encoded by the coding sequence ATGGAATGGTGGGAAATATTGAGCCGCACCGTTGCATCGGAATTCTCCGACATCCCTGATCTGGAGCATTTGATTCGCGTGTCGATGCGCTTACTCCTGGCGGCGGCACTCGGTGGCATTCTGGGCTATGAACGGGAATACAAAGGCAAGGCGGCGGGCCTGCGAACGCACATGCTGGTGGCACTCGGCGCCGCGCTGTTCGTGCTGGTACCGCTCGAGGCTGGCATGCCACTCGAGGATCTGTCGCGAGTCATGCAGGGCATCATTACCGGGATCGGTTTCCTCGGCGCCGGCACCATTCTCAAGGGCAGCTCGCAGCGCGACGTCAAAGGGCTGACCACTGCGGCTGGCATCTGGCTGACCGCCACCATCGGCGTCGCTGCCGGGCTCGGCCACGAAGCAACGGCAGTACTGACTACCTGCTTTGCGCTGGCCATCTTCCTGATCATGCCGCGGCTGGAGCAACACGCCACCAAAACGGCCGTTGACGAACACGATAAAAAACAGGGCCGCGACCGCGAACCACACCCTTGA
- the dksA gene encoding RNA polymerase-binding protein DksA, with product MPITKTTPNNQLIRAFVPYKESKGEEYMSDDMRAHFTGILNKWKQELMEEVDRTVHHMQDEAANFPDPADRASQEEEFSLELRARDRERKLIKKIDETLQLIEDNEYGWCDSCGVEIGIRRLEARPTATLCIDCKTLAEIKEKQIGS from the coding sequence ATGCCCATTACCAAAACAACACCCAACAACCAATTGATTCGCGCCTTCGTGCCCTACAAGGAATCCAAGGGTGAGGAGTACATGAGCGACGACATGCGCGCTCACTTCACCGGCATTCTCAACAAGTGGAAGCAGGAGCTGATGGAGGAAGTCGATCGCACCGTGCACCACATGCAGGACGAAGCGGCCAACTTCCCCGACCCAGCCGACCGCGCCAGCCAGGAAGAAGAGTTCAGCCTCGAACTGCGCGCACGCGATCGTGAGCGCAAGCTGATCAAGAAGATCGACGAGACGCTGCAGCTGATCGAAGACAACGAATACGGCTGGTGTGACTCTTGCGGCGTCGAGATCGGCATCCGCCGTCTGGAAGCCCGCCCTACTGCCACGCTGTGCATCGACTGCAAGACGCTGGCGGAGATCAAGGAAAAGCAGATCGGTTCCTGA
- a CDS encoding sorbosone dehydrogenase family protein encodes MPSRYAYPVAVTLLLILAGCGDTATVPVESGYGPDPVLPEPNESLIPTVKIAKATGWPDEAKPQAAPGLRVEAFARDLDHPRWLYVLPNGDVLVAESDAPAKPEGNKGLRGWITKKVMARAGSGGQSANRITLLRDADGDGTPEKRSVFLEGLNSPFGMALVGDQLYVANTDALVRFPYEESAIRIDSESESEKVVALPAGPINHHWTKNVIASQDGSRLYVTSGSNSNVAENGIEAEENRAAILEVDPQKKTLRLFASGLRNPNGLAWQPDSGGLWTTVNERDQIGSDLVPDYMTSVQDGGFYGWPYSYFGQHVDERAQPPRPDRVAKAIVPDYALGAHTSSMGLTFYEGALLPERYRHGAFIGQHGSWNRNPRSGYKVVFVPFDNGKPDGAAEDILTGFLSADEEALGRPVGVAVDKTGALLVADDVGDIIWRVTPNDD; translated from the coding sequence ATGCCAAGCCGCTACGCCTACCCTGTCGCCGTCACCTTGCTGCTCATCCTTGCTGGCTGCGGCGATACCGCAACGGTTCCTGTGGAGTCGGGTTACGGGCCGGACCCGGTCCTTCCGGAGCCGAACGAATCACTGATACCCACCGTCAAGATCGCCAAGGCTACCGGCTGGCCTGATGAAGCGAAGCCGCAAGCGGCGCCCGGCCTACGGGTCGAAGCCTTCGCGCGGGATCTGGATCATCCACGCTGGCTTTATGTCTTGCCCAACGGCGACGTACTGGTGGCCGAAAGCGACGCGCCGGCAAAACCGGAAGGCAACAAGGGCCTGCGCGGCTGGATCACGAAGAAGGTCATGGCCCGAGCCGGCTCCGGCGGCCAGAGCGCCAACCGCATCACCCTGCTGCGCGACGCCGATGGCGACGGCACGCCGGAAAAACGTAGCGTGTTCCTCGAAGGATTGAATTCACCGTTCGGCATGGCGCTGGTGGGTGATCAGCTCTATGTCGCCAACACCGATGCGCTGGTGCGCTTCCCCTATGAAGAGAGCGCCATCCGTATCGACAGCGAAAGCGAAAGCGAGAAAGTCGTCGCCCTGCCCGCCGGGCCGATCAACCATCACTGGACCAAGAACGTGATCGCCAGCCAGGACGGTTCGCGTCTCTATGTCACCAGCGGCTCCAACAGCAACGTCGCGGAAAACGGGATAGAGGCCGAGGAAAACCGCGCCGCCATCCTGGAAGTCGATCCGCAGAAAAAGACCCTGCGCCTGTTCGCCTCGGGCCTGCGCAATCCCAATGGTCTGGCCTGGCAACCGGACAGCGGCGGGCTTTGGACGACGGTCAACGAGCGCGACCAGATTGGTAGCGATCTGGTGCCCGATTACATGACTTCGGTGCAGGACGGCGGGTTCTATGGCTGGCCCTACAGCTACTTCGGTCAGCATGTCGACGAGCGCGCCCAGCCACCACGGCCGGATCGGGTGGCAAAAGCCATCGTTCCCGATTACGCCTTGGGCGCCCATACCTCTTCGATGGGGCTGACGTTCTACGAAGGCGCTCTGCTGCCGGAGCGTTACCGTCACGGCGCCTTCATCGGCCAGCACGGTTCCTGGAATCGCAATCCACGCAGTGGTTACAAGGTGGTATTCGTGCCGTTCGACAATGGCAAACCGGACGGCGCGGCCGAGGACATCCTTACCGGCTTTCTCAGCGCCGACGAGGAAGCCTTGGGCCGTCCGGTGGGTGTAGCCGTCGATAAGACTGGCGCGCTGCTGGTGGCCGATGACGTCGGTGACATCATCTGGCGCGTGACGCCAAACGATGACTGA
- the sfsA gene encoding DNA/RNA nuclease SfsA, whose amino-acid sequence MRFATPLETGRLVRRYKRFLADIVTDSGEHLCIHCPNTGSMLNCMGEGARVWFQRSSDPKRKLPGTWELVETPQGRLACVNTARANRLVEEALLAGVIEELAGFTALRREVAYGIENSRVDFRLDYPTGPAFVEVKSVTLGFGDTAVAAFPDAVTTRGARHLRELAALARDGIRAVQLYCVNLSGIEAVRPASEIDPLYAAALRDAVAAGVEVLAYSVELSPEEIRLSRRLPVIL is encoded by the coding sequence ATGCGCTTCGCTACGCCCCTGGAAACGGGCCGGCTGGTCCGGCGCTACAAGCGCTTCCTCGCCGATATCGTCACCGATAGCGGCGAGCATCTATGCATTCACTGCCCCAACACCGGTTCGATGCTCAACTGCATGGGTGAGGGCGCGCGTGTCTGGTTTCAGCGCAGTAGCGATCCCAAGCGCAAGCTGCCGGGCACCTGGGAGTTGGTGGAAACGCCGCAGGGGCGGCTGGCCTGCGTGAATACCGCGCGTGCCAATCGCTTGGTGGAAGAGGCTCTGTTGGCCGGCGTGATCGAGGAATTGGCGGGTTTCACCGCGCTCAGGCGTGAAGTTGCCTACGGCATTGAAAACAGTCGGGTGGATTTCCGCCTGGATTATCCGACGGGGCCAGCGTTCGTCGAGGTCAAGAGCGTCACCCTTGGTTTTGGCGATACGGCGGTGGCGGCCTTCCCCGATGCGGTAACCACTCGCGGCGCACGCCATCTGCGTGAGCTGGCTGCGCTGGCGCGTGACGGTATACGCGCGGTGCAGTTGTATTGCGTGAACCTGTCAGGCATCGAGGCGGTCCGCCCGGCGAGCGAAATCGACCCGCTGTATGCCGCCGCGTTGCGCGATGCGGTGGCAGCCGGCGTCGAGGTACTGGCCTACAGCGTCGAGCTTTCGCCCGAAGAAATTCGCCTGTCGCGCCGGCTCCCGGTGATTCTGTGA